One Glycine max cultivar Williams 82 chromosome 6, Glycine_max_v4.0, whole genome shotgun sequence DNA segment encodes these proteins:
- the LOC100790433 gene encoding WD repeat-containing protein ATCSA-1: MHKQTHTHVWKRIRDREAGKLHASHFANRIKWNRISQLQLSNHKDIVSPHKGAINSLQIDSTEGRYLLSAASDASVAVYDVQRPTVYEAGGVISKHSSIFVVDKQHQQAHKYAVSSAIWYPIDTGLFVTGSYDHHINVWDTNTTQVVVNFKMPGKVHRAAMSNLSTSHMLIAAATEDVQVRLCDIASGAFAHTLSGHRDGVMTVEWSNSSEWVLVTGGCDGAIRFWDIRRAGCFQVLDQSRTQLGRRPTILNHSMITKDSSTKLSAAQKKHANGSGSRQQLIGRVPSKGPMKQKLHPGMLSTQDRATAHYGAVTGLKATEDGMYLLSAGSDSRLRLWDVESGCDTLVNFETVRLQVNKPLQLATTQDSTLVFVPCMRSVKAFDMWSGNTYTILRGHYECVNSCWFNQQDQELYTGGNDRQILVWSPARSMADEMDEGPAEDQDNWSS, from the exons ATGCACAAGCAAACGCATACGCATGTGTGGAAGCGGATCAGAGACAGGGAAGCTGGGAAACTGCATGCAAGCCATTTCGCCAACCGCATAAAATGGAATCGCATTTCGCAACTCCAATTATCCAATCACAAAGACATCGTCTCACCTCACAAAGGCGCCATCAACTCCCTTCAGATTGATTCCACGGAGGGAAGATATTTGCTATCCGCCGCCTCCGATGCCTCGGTAGCAGTCTACGACGTCCAACGACCCACCGTTTACGAAGCCGGCGGCGTCATTTCGAAACACAGCTCTATATTTGTCGTTGACAAGCAGCACCAGCAAGCCCATAAATATGCGGTTTCCTCAGCTATATGGTATCCCATTGACACCGGCTTGTTCGTCACTGGCTCATACGATCACCACATTAATGTTTGGGATACCAATACCACCCAG GTGGTGGTAAATTTCAAAATGCCTGGAAAGGTTCATAGGGCTGCAATGTCCAATTTATCAACATCTCACATGCTTATTGCTGCTGCCACTGAGGATGTCCAAGTTCGCCTTTGTGATATTGCTTCCGGAGCCTTTGCTCACACTTTGTCCGGTCACCGTG ATGGAGTAATGACTGTTGAATGGTCTAATTCAAGTGAATGGGTCTTGGTTACTGGGGGATGTGATGGTGCAATACGATTTTGGGACATCAGACGCGCTGGCTGTTTCCAAGTTTTAGATCAATCTCGGACTCAGCTTGGAAGACGCCCAACCATACTCAATCACTCCATGATAACTAag GATTCAAGTACAAAATTGAGTGCTGCGCAGAAGAAACATGCTAATGGAAGTGGTAGCAGACAACAACTAATTGGCAGAGTTCCATCCAAGGGACCAATGAAGCAGAAATTACATCCAGGAATGTTGTCTACTCAGGATCGTGCGACTGCTCATTATGGTGCTGTGACAGGGTTAAAAGCCACAGAGGATGGCATGTATCTACTAAGTGCAG GGTCTGATTCAAGATTGAGGTTGTGGGATGTTGAATCTGGCTGTGACACACTTGTGAACTTCGAAACAGTTCGCCTGCAAGTAAACAAACCTCTTCAACTAGCCACCACTCAAGATTCAACCCTTGTTTTTGTTCCATGCATGAGATCTGTGAAA GCATTTGACATGTGGTCTGGGAACACATACACGATATTACGTGGTCACTATGAATGTGTGAACTCTTGCTGGTTTAATCAACAAGATCAG GAACTGTACACTGGTGGAAATGATAGACAAATTCTTGTCTGGTCACCTGCTAGGTCAATGGCTGATGAAATG GACGAAGGACCTGCTGAGGATCAGGATAACTGGAGTAGCTGA
- the LOC100787252 gene encoding interferon-related developmental regulator 1 codes for MGKRNSQRKSAAMFDSDDDSSVTSSSTARSDLMSVSGAEDVQFVQDSLLDQALDALDEKRGSTREKALSSIIDAFNSNMQHEFVEKKFATLLHQCLASIKKGSKKASAKEIALASHAIGCLALTVGCGDNAREIFEESIRPLDESLTSRIDVSKTPSLLECLAIITFVGGNDQEETERSMDIMWRVINPKLGSNVVAVKPPASLIANVVSAWSFLLSTVSNLKLNSKNWQNSISYLSSLLDKEDRSVRIAAGEALALIFEIGVIDKFSAELDSASDTTQGSKPLESYIFLQGLKGKVINQCKNLSTEAGGKGSAKKDLNSQRNLFRDILDFFEYGYSPDISMKIGGDSLQASSWSEMMQLNFIKHFLGGGFIKHMQENEFLHEVFGFSPKRKYLNTNEHRMSGGEKRMFKSPNSFLNKARTQSLNKQRILSEGRNFGHYAVGVVDEEA; via the exons ATGGGAAAAC GTAATTCTCAACGTAAAAGTGCTGCGATGTTCGATAGTGATGACGATAGTAGCGTGACTTCGTCGTCAACTGCTCGTTCTGATTTGATGTCGGTGTCTGGGGCTGAAGATGTTCAATTTGTTCAAGATTCCTTGCTCGACCAAGCTCTCGACGCATTAGATGAGAAAAG gGGTTCCACGAGGGAGAAAGCTTTGTCATCGATCATTGACGCTTTCAATAGCAACATGCAGCATGAGTTTGTGGAGAAGAA ATTTGCTACCTTACTACATCAATGTCTTGCTTCAATAAAAAAGGGATCCAAAAAGGCATCTGCTAAGGAGATAGCTTTGGCATCTCATGCCATTG GTTGTTTGGCCTTGACTGTCGGATGCGGTGACAATGCCCGTGAGATATTTGAAGAATCCATTCGTCCTTTGGATGAATCTCTCACATCTAGGATAGATGTTTCAAAGACACCATCA TTACTGGAGTGTTTGGCTATAATCACTTTTGTTGGAGGGAAtgatcaagaagaaacagaacgaTCAATGGACATAATGTGGCGAGTGATTAATCCCAAATTAGGTTCTAAT GTAGTTGCTGTCAAACCTCCTGCTTCATTAATTGCCAATGTGGTGTCTGCATGGTCTTTTCTCCTCTCTACTGTGAGCAATTTGAAGCTAAATTCAAAAAACTGGCAGAA TTCAATATCCTATTTATCTAGTCTTCTAGACAAGGAAGATAGGTCTGTACGAATTGCTGCTGGTGAAGCACTAGCTCTAATTTTTGAAATTGGAGTTATAGATAAATTTTCTGCTGAGTTAGACAGTGCAAGTGATACAACGCAAGGGAGTAAACCACTTGAAAGCTACATATTTTTACAAGGATTGAAAGGAAAGGTGATAAATCAATGCAAAAATCTTTCTACAGAGGCTGGTGGAAAAGGTTCTGCAAAGAAAGATCTTAATAGTCAGAGGAACTTGTTTCGAGATATCTTGGATTTTTTTGAG TATGGTTACTCCCCGGATATTTCAATGAAGATTGGTGGTGATTCCCTGCAGGCATCATCATGGTCTGAAATGATGCAG TTGAATTTTATCAAGCATTTTCTTGGGGGAGGATTCATCAAGCATATGCAG GAAAATGAGTTCCTACATGAAGTCTTTGGTTTCTCACCGAAGAGAAAGTATCTTAATACCAACGAACACAGAATGTCTGGTGGTGAAAAG AGAATGTTTAAGTCTCCAAATTCGTTTTTGAACAAGGCTAGGACGCAATCACTTAATAAGCAGCGGATATTATCTGAG GGCAGAAACTTCGGCCACTACGCTGTCGGTGTGGTTGACGAGGAGGCATGA
- the LOC102668789 gene encoding increased DNA methylation 1 yields the protein MAPPTKPPPINIEPENCPEAVMNWYNITSRLNIEPENYKRQCTLSRDLSSQAKKHLCFLGWRFWHADKKNKWELRYTSPITGKNYISLRRACHACIQEGGCNNGNPQINLQQHNNNNNVDQNPSPSAPKKPRKSTNKRTRVCKKRQKSDDDDELGEASSSMNNNNYKKMMREAEATNVSDQSLKQQHRGAIIPWLIDNNVVALYSLVFCRDANNVVKKGKLWRSGIACECCGMFFSPTRFEAHAGCHKHRPNASIFLEDGRSLLDCQKEALSSQQNKVRSLIKEEEEEEKDHCEYQNDSICAICYFGGELVLCDRCPSSFHLSCLGLEHVPDGDWFCPACCCKVCKGPRCNTEENCDDHVDANRVLVCHQCEGRYHIGCLKALTYTKMGKDQDHVDNENENWFCSGDCENIFLALQKLVGKAINVVGEDNVTWTLLKALKKGESKLSEALNVLRECFSPVTDAFFGRDIISDVVFSRGSELNRLNFCGFYTVILEREGEVVSVATLRIFGKRVAEIPFVATRVQCRKQGLCGILMNEIEKQLTYLGVEEIVLPSTPKVIDTWTNSFDFEKMTLSVKSKFLDHVFLDFEDTIMCHKLLVVKQTVI from the coding sequence ATGGCTCCTCCTACTAAGCCTCCTCCGATCAATATTGAACCTGAAAATTGCCCTGAAGCTGTGATGAATTGGTACAACATCACTTCACGTTTGAATATTGAACCTGAAAATTACAAGCGCCAATGTACATTAAGTAGAGACCTCTCCTCCCAAGCCAAGAAGCATCtttgttttctgggttggaggTTTTGGCACGCTGACAAGAAAAACAAGTGGGAGCTTCGTTACACTTCACCCATCACTGGCAAGAACTACATTTCACTCAGAAGGGCATGCCATGCTTGCATACAAGAAGGAGGCTGCAACAATGGAAACCCTCAAATTAATCTTcaacaacacaacaacaacaacaatgttgATCAGAACCCTTCACCTTCTGCACCAAAGAAACCAAGGAAGTCCACCAACAAAAGAACGAGGGTATGCAAGAAAAGACAAAAGAGTGATGACGATgatgaattgggagaagcctctAGTtctatgaataataataattataaaaaaatgatgcgTGAGGCCGAGGCAACAAATGTTTCTGATCAGTCTTTAAAGCAGCAGCATCGTGGAGCAATTATCCCTTGGTTGATAGATAACAATGTGGTGGCTTTGTATTCATTGGTATTCTGCCGTGATGCAAATAACGTGGTCAAGAAAGGGAAACTATGGCGTAGTGGCATAGCTTGTGAATGCtgtggcatgtttttctctcccACTCGCTTTGAGGCTCATGCTGGGTGCCACAAGCACAGACCAAACGCCAGCATTTTCTTGGAAGATGGAAGGTCGTTGTTGGATTGTCAAAAAGAAGCCTTGAGTTCTCAGCAAAACAAGGTGCGTTctttaataaaagaagaagaagaagaagaaaaggatcacTGTGAGTATCAAAATGATAGCATTTGTGCTATTTGTTATTTTGGCGGTGAACTAGTGTTATGTGATCGATGCCCCTCTTCGTTTCACCTCAGTTGTTTGGGTTTAGAGCATGTTCCTGATGGCGATTGGTTCTGCCCAGCTTGTTGTTGCAAAGTATGCAAGGGGCCCAGATGCAATACAGAAGAAAATTGTGATGACCATGTGGATGCTAATAGAGTTCTGGTTTGTCATCAATGTGAGGGGAGATACCATATTGGGTGTTTGAAAGCTCTAACTTATACCAAGATGGGAAAGGATCAAGATCATGTTGATAATGAGAATGAGAATTGGTTCTGCAGTGGAGACTGTGAGAATATATTCTTAGCTTTGCAGAAGCTGGTGGGAAAAGCCATTAATGTTGTTGGTGAGGATAATGTAACTTGGACGTTGTTGAAGGCACTGAAAAAAGGTGAGAGCAAGCTTAGTGAGGCACTTAATGTTTTGCGTGAGTGTTTTAGTCCAGTCACTGATGCTTTCTTCGGGAGAGATATAATTTCTGATGTTGTTTTCAGTAGAGGTTCAGAACTCAATCGTTTGAACTTTTGTGGTTTTTATACTGTGATTTTAGAGAGGGAGGGGGAAGTAGTTTCTGTTGCCACTTTAAGGATTTTTGGCAAGAGGGTTGCTGAAATACCCTTTGTGGCTACCAGGGTGCAGTGTAGAAAACAAGGATTGTGTGGCATTTTAATGAATGAGATTGAGAAGCAGTTGACTTACTTGGGAGTAGAGGAGATTGTTCTGCCTTCCACGCCTAAGGTGATAGACACTTGGACGAACTCATTTGACTTTGAAAAGATGACACTCTCAGTTAAGTCAAAGTTTCTTGATCATGTTTTTCTGGACTTCGAGGATACCATCATGTGCCACAAACTACTAGTGGTGAAACAAACTGTTATATGA
- the LOC100798728 gene encoding cyclin-D5-1 isoform X1 yields MDDDLSSSLLCHENETCLKEGGEELEYQFAGSQHDCGVSEDERVGILIEREIVLGFKRDESMVFGDWVKRARVEAINWILKTRATLGFRFETAYLSVTYFDRFLSRRSIDSEKSWAIRLLSIACLSLAAKMEECNVPGLSEFKLDDYSFEGKVIQKMELLVLSTLEWEMGIITPFDFLSYFITKFCKESPPSPIFYKTMQLIFTTMKEVNLMDHKPSVIAVAATLVAMDQQLTRDAVELKMSSIPQHRLLESKDVFEYYNLIQRLYEENTKSDTHTPIEMTESSRVTSSAAMTKRRRLTFSDDEGSSHGKGPPG; encoded by the exons atggATGATGATCTTTCGTCCAGCCTTCTGTGCCATGAAAACGAAACGTGTTTGAAAGAAGGAGGTGAAGAGTTAGAATACCAATTCGCAGGATCACAGCATGATTGTGGGGTTTCGGAGGATGAACGTGTGGGAATTTTGATCGAGAGAGAGATCGTTCTTGGGTTCAAAAGGGACGAAAGTATGGTGTTTGGGGACTGGGTGAAACGCGCACGCGTGGAAGCAATCAATTGGATTCTCAAA ACAAGAGCAACATTGGGTTTTCGCTTCGAAACGGCCTATTTGTCAGTCACATACTTCGATCGATTTCTTTCCAGACGTTCCATTGAT AGTGAAAAGAGTTGGGCAATTCGGTTGCTGTCAATTGCATGCCTCTCTCTGGCTGCAAAGATGGAGGAATGCAATGTGCCAGGGCTATCAGAGTTCAAATTGGATGATTATTCCTTTGAGGGAAAAGTGATTCAGAAAATGGAGCTTTTGGTACTCAGCACGTTGGAGTGGGAAATGGGTATCATAACTCCCTTtgattttctttcctatttcaTCACAAAGTTCTGCAAAGAATCCCCGCCAAGTCCTATTTTTTACAAGACCATGCAACTCATCTTCACCACAATGAAAG AGGTCAATTTAATGGATCACAAACCATCAGTTATTGCTGTGGCAGCTACTTTGGTGGCAATGGATCAACAATTAACGAGAGACGCGGTGGAGTTGAAGATGAGTTCAATTCCACAACATAGGCTTCTAGAATCT aAAGATGTATTTGAGTACTACAATCTAATTCAAAGATTATACGAGGAGAATACCAAAAGCGACACCCATACGCCAATTGAGATGACAGAGAGCTCTCGAGTTACTTCTTCTGCTGCAATGACAAAGAGAAGACGACTCACATTCAGTGATGATGAAGGAAGTAGTCATGGGAAGGGACCACCGGGCTAG
- the LOC100798728 gene encoding cyclin-D5-1 isoform X2 → MDDDLSSSLLCHENETCLKEGGEELEYQFAGSQHDCGVSEDERVGILIEREIVLGFKRDESMVFGDWVKRARVEAINWILKSEKSWAIRLLSIACLSLAAKMEECNVPGLSEFKLDDYSFEGKVIQKMELLVLSTLEWEMGIITPFDFLSYFITKFCKESPPSPIFYKTMQLIFTTMKEVNLMDHKPSVIAVAATLVAMDQQLTRDAVELKMSSIPQHRLLESKDVFEYYNLIQRLYEENTKSDTHTPIEMTESSRVTSSAAMTKRRRLTFSDDEGSSHGKGPPG, encoded by the exons atggATGATGATCTTTCGTCCAGCCTTCTGTGCCATGAAAACGAAACGTGTTTGAAAGAAGGAGGTGAAGAGTTAGAATACCAATTCGCAGGATCACAGCATGATTGTGGGGTTTCGGAGGATGAACGTGTGGGAATTTTGATCGAGAGAGAGATCGTTCTTGGGTTCAAAAGGGACGAAAGTATGGTGTTTGGGGACTGGGTGAAACGCGCACGCGTGGAAGCAATCAATTGGATTCTCAAA AGTGAAAAGAGTTGGGCAATTCGGTTGCTGTCAATTGCATGCCTCTCTCTGGCTGCAAAGATGGAGGAATGCAATGTGCCAGGGCTATCAGAGTTCAAATTGGATGATTATTCCTTTGAGGGAAAAGTGATTCAGAAAATGGAGCTTTTGGTACTCAGCACGTTGGAGTGGGAAATGGGTATCATAACTCCCTTtgattttctttcctatttcaTCACAAAGTTCTGCAAAGAATCCCCGCCAAGTCCTATTTTTTACAAGACCATGCAACTCATCTTCACCACAATGAAAG AGGTCAATTTAATGGATCACAAACCATCAGTTATTGCTGTGGCAGCTACTTTGGTGGCAATGGATCAACAATTAACGAGAGACGCGGTGGAGTTGAAGATGAGTTCAATTCCACAACATAGGCTTCTAGAATCT aAAGATGTATTTGAGTACTACAATCTAATTCAAAGATTATACGAGGAGAATACCAAAAGCGACACCCATACGCCAATTGAGATGACAGAGAGCTCTCGAGTTACTTCTTCTGCTGCAATGACAAAGAGAAGACGACTCACATTCAGTGATGATGAAGGAAGTAGTCATGGGAAGGGACCACCGGGCTAG